One genomic segment of Lewinellaceae bacterium includes these proteins:
- a CDS encoding prolyl oligopeptidase family serine peptidase has translation MAPRNFLYLFFIVCIHWSASAQPVREINIGHMDSIYSNILNEPRRIWVHVPGDSQSDIYEPSTYPVIYLLDGDAHFSSVVGMVEQLSSVNGNSICPKMIVVGIPNTDRTRDLTPTKGSADHPFVDSTMAAHSGGGEAFMDFMEKELIPYIESHYPTAPFRMLIGHSFGGLTAINTLFERPDLFKAYLALDPSMWWDNQQLLHEIQQAGNKPGYQNRWLYLGIANTMDHQKDTLVGLRDTTVATEHIRNIIYLNRFYDHLQISPFKYDSKFYPDDDHGSVPLIATYDALRFFFKSYPVTISFEDFMDPDLDLAAKIQKHYEQVSVDFGYEIKPDESLINSIGYQFLAMKQMGKAEKFFLLNTVNHPKSFNAFDSLGDCYLQMEKKEKAMESFQKSIALNPDSYSKEKLKALKGN, from the coding sequence ATGGCTCCAAGAAATTTCCTGTACCTTTTTTTTATTGTTTGCATCCATTGGTCAGCCTCCGCTCAGCCGGTCAGAGAGATCAACATCGGCCACATGGACAGCATCTATTCCAACATTCTGAACGAGCCGCGCCGAATATGGGTCCATGTGCCGGGAGACTCACAATCTGATATCTATGAACCTTCGACCTACCCGGTCATTTATTTACTGGATGGGGACGCTCATTTCTCCTCAGTGGTTGGGATGGTGGAACAATTGAGTTCCGTGAATGGGAATTCCATTTGTCCCAAAATGATCGTAGTCGGCATTCCAAATACCGACCGCACCCGGGATCTGACTCCTACGAAAGGCAGTGCAGACCATCCATTTGTCGACAGCACCATGGCGGCACATTCCGGAGGCGGTGAGGCTTTTATGGATTTTATGGAGAAGGAATTAATCCCCTATATTGAAAGCCACTACCCTACTGCACCTTTCCGGATGTTGATCGGCCACAGCTTTGGAGGACTCACAGCGATCAATACATTATTTGAGCGGCCAGATCTATTCAAGGCCTACCTGGCCCTGGATCCTTCCATGTGGTGGGACAACCAACAATTACTCCATGAAATCCAGCAGGCAGGAAATAAGCCCGGCTATCAGAACCGTTGGTTATATCTTGGCATAGCGAATACGATGGATCACCAAAAAGATACCTTGGTCGGGCTGCGGGACACCACGGTTGCTACCGAACACATTCGCAACATCATCTACCTTAACCGGTTTTACGATCACCTGCAGATCAGTCCATTCAAATACGACAGTAAATTTTATCCGGATGATGACCACGGCTCAGTGCCTCTGATCGCTACGTATGATGCCCTGCGGTTTTTCTTTAAATCCTATCCGGTGACGATTTCATTCGAGGATTTCATGGATCCGGACCTGGATCTGGCAGCGAAAATACAAAAGCACTATGAACAGGTTTCGGTAGATTTCGGCTATGAAATAAAACCCGATGAGAGTCTGATCAATTCGATCGGGTACCAATTTTTAGCCATGAAGCAAATGGGAAAAGCTGAAAAGTTTTTCCTCCTGAATACCGTTAATCATCCAAAGAGCTTTAATGCATTCGACTCTCTTGGAGATTGTTATCTGCAGATGGAGAAAAAAGAAAAGGCAATGGAGAGCTTTCAAAAATCCATAGCATTAAATCCGGACTCCTATTCCAAAGAAAAATTAAAAGCGCTGAAAGGCAATTAA
- a CDS encoding DUF3037 domain-containing protein codes for MPGKVVYEYAFIRYVPKVEREEFINIGVILYCKPKRYLAVRYHLDEKRMLAFHPEADLAVIRDYLETWDCIALGNTRCGPIALQDVPSRFRWLTATRSTIIQPSKVHPGLCDDPSQILDELFSHYVL; via the coding sequence ATGCCCGGAAAGGTGGTTTATGAATATGCATTTATCCGCTATGTGCCGAAGGTGGAGCGGGAAGAGTTCATCAATATCGGTGTCATCCTGTATTGCAAACCCAAGCGATACCTGGCCGTACGTTATCACCTCGACGAAAAAAGAATGCTGGCATTTCATCCGGAGGCAGACCTGGCCGTGATCCGTGATTACCTGGAGACCTGGGATTGTATAGCTCTGGGGAATACCCGCTGTGGCCCCATCGCACTGCAGGATGTCCCCAGCCGTTTCCGCTGGCTGACCGCTACGCGCAGTACCATCATCCAGCCCTCAAAAGTTCATCCCGGGTTATGCGATGATCCTTCACAAATCCTGGATGAGTTATTCAGCCATTACGTGCTGTAA
- a CDS encoding aminotransferase class I and II, which yields MKVIDLRTVNVVRYVTPLREGGSLPALVEADDDFLYVMKFRGAGQGPKALIAELIGGELARACGLLVPELVFMNLDESFARSEPDEEIQDLLRNSIGLNLGLHYLSGSIMYDPLASPVDALTASKVVMMDSLITNIDRTYKNPNLLSWHKELWLIDQGASLYFHYNMDDWRAHAGKPFGQVKDHVLLARASQLEEATSQLKGLLTPEKIADITGTIPDIWLDDGSGGPTPDERRAIYSEYLNIRLSIIDSLLNQAQDARKGGL from the coding sequence ATGAAGGTTATTGACTTAAGAACCGTCAATGTGGTCCGTTATGTCACCCCGCTGCGTGAAGGCGGCTCGCTCCCTGCGTTGGTAGAGGCCGATGACGATTTCCTTTATGTCATGAAGTTTCGCGGGGCAGGACAGGGGCCTAAAGCACTGATTGCGGAACTGATCGGCGGAGAATTGGCCCGAGCCTGCGGCCTCCTGGTTCCGGAGCTGGTATTTATGAACCTGGACGAATCATTCGCACGCTCGGAACCAGACGAAGAGATCCAGGACCTGTTGCGCAACAGCATCGGCTTAAACCTGGGCTTGCATTACCTGTCGGGATCGATCATGTACGACCCGCTGGCATCACCGGTTGATGCCTTGACCGCTTCGAAGGTGGTGATGATGGACAGCCTGATCACCAACATTGACCGTACGTATAAGAATCCTAACCTGCTGAGCTGGCATAAGGAACTCTGGCTCATCGATCAAGGCGCCAGTCTTTACTTCCACTACAACATGGACGACTGGAGGGCCCACGCCGGCAAGCCATTCGGACAGGTAAAGGATCACGTCTTGCTGGCCCGGGCATCCCAGCTGGAAGAGGCCACCAGTCAGCTAAAAGGGTTACTCACACCGGAAAAAATAGCTGATATTACAGGGACCATACCGGATATTTGGCTGGATGATGGATCCGGAGGTCCGACTCCCGACGAACGGCGCGCCATTTATTCGGAATACCTGAACATCCGTCTTTCAATCATTGATTCACTCCTAAATCAAGCGCAGGATGCCCGGAAAGGTGGTTTATGA
- a CDS encoding SRPBCC domain-containing protein encodes MEMTLKTVLAATPEAIYNTWLSSKGHCAMTGSDAEISDEEGASFTAWDGYISGTNILLEPYWHILQSWRTTDFSDEEPDSRLEILLQETEGGTELTLIHTLLPQHGEQYRQGWIDYYFEPMELYFSSL; translated from the coding sequence ATGGAAATGACCCTTAAAACGGTTCTTGCTGCTACTCCGGAAGCCATCTACAACACCTGGCTGTCCAGTAAAGGCCACTGTGCGATGACCGGTAGTGACGCAGAAATTTCGGACGAAGAAGGTGCCTCTTTCACCGCCTGGGACGGATACATTTCCGGGACCAATATCCTGCTGGAGCCTTATTGGCATATTCTCCAGTCCTGGCGCACCACAGATTTTTCCGATGAGGAGCCCGATTCACGACTGGAAATTCTATTGCAGGAAACGGAAGGCGGAACCGAGCTTACACTGATTCACACATTACTGCCCCAACATGGAGAGCAATACCGTCAAGGTTGGATCGATTACTACTTTGAACCCATGGAATTGTATTTCTCCTCTCTATAG
- a CDS encoding TlpA family protein disulfide reductase, producing MKHLRYILLPGIVLFYQCSQAPLSGTLEMDADWSPTLYLIHPGSFDAIGTSFMGNVVDSAVVGNDGHFAFQSIPENTGPQLYELAIQKKGEHFPTQLEQDDPVTANYLPIVYEQGDHIALTAKAGNLQQTAQLPKTSPANKAILELRDIRMNAWEQHMSGTADHTEDALLAKEKAFNDYRQALMDFAGRTDQLLPALTAIRWASPTGDYERIPEFIVSQCEKWQAIDPGHPLVQQLCAKASREQLPVLVGDVIPDYLLPMLSGDTTSLHSLLTGKLNILDLWASWCIPCRHENREVLAPLWQQYKDKGLQIIGYGLETEDKTWKNAIDKDQATWVQSSHLQGDEAPLFEALRIQTIPSNFLIDNQGKVIAKNVHGADLRKFVESYLK from the coding sequence ATGAAACACCTCCGTTACATCCTGCTGCCTGGCATCGTTCTATTCTATCAATGCAGCCAGGCTCCTTTGTCCGGCACCCTTGAAATGGACGCGGACTGGTCTCCGACCCTGTACCTTATCCACCCCGGCAGTTTTGATGCCATTGGCACCAGTTTTATGGGGAACGTGGTTGACTCAGCTGTGGTAGGAAACGATGGCCATTTTGCATTTCAATCCATACCGGAAAACACCGGTCCGCAGCTGTATGAATTAGCGATTCAGAAGAAAGGGGAACACTTCCCTACCCAGCTGGAACAGGATGACCCGGTGACTGCTAATTACCTGCCAATCGTTTACGAGCAGGGGGATCATATAGCACTGACCGCCAAAGCCGGGAATCTTCAGCAAACCGCACAGCTCCCGAAAACTTCACCGGCTAACAAAGCCATCCTGGAACTGCGCGATATCCGGATGAATGCCTGGGAACAGCACATGAGCGGTACAGCCGATCACACCGAAGATGCTCTCCTTGCCAAAGAGAAAGCCTTTAACGATTATCGTCAGGCACTGATGGATTTTGCCGGCCGAACGGATCAACTGTTACCGGCCCTGACGGCCATACGCTGGGCCAGCCCCACCGGCGATTACGAGCGCATCCCGGAATTTATCGTCTCCCAATGTGAGAAATGGCAGGCCATTGATCCCGGTCATCCTCTGGTCCAGCAACTATGCGCCAAGGCCAGCCGGGAGCAACTTCCTGTCCTGGTAGGTGATGTCATACCGGATTACCTGCTGCCTATGCTGTCAGGTGATACTACCTCCTTACACAGTCTGCTGACCGGTAAGCTCAATATCCTGGATTTATGGGCTTCCTGGTGCATTCCCTGCCGGCATGAGAACCGGGAAGTCCTGGCGCCCCTCTGGCAGCAATACAAGGACAAAGGCTTACAGATCATCGGATATGGGCTGGAAACAGAAGACAAAACCTGGAAGAATGCCATCGATAAGGATCAGGCCACCTGGGTCCAGTCATCCCATCTCCAGGGTGATGAGGCACCACTGTTCGAAGCTTTGCGTATCCAGACCATACCGTCCAATTTTCTCATCGACAATCAGGGCAAGGTCATTGCGAAAAACGTGCATGGAGCGGATTTACGGAAGTTTGTGGAAAGCTATTTGAAATAG
- a CDS encoding family 43 glycosylhydrolase → MVTKALYFLFFAALWIQCSCQVSSDRLTNPILASGADPWIIQQDQWFHYCYSRGDRICLKSVRKLSELPEAAERVLWLAPQGTGYSKEIWAPELHYIDSRWFVYFAADDGENAHHRMHVLSSEGENISSEFQYTGQITDPTDKWAIDGTVLSLRGDMYFIWSGWEGDHNGQQNLYLAHMDGPAAISSERVLISSPEFEWEKRGSSPELPTINEGPEVLIKEEQVYIIYSASGSWSDDYCLGLLEYTGGDPMIPESWKKRDQPVFRGTEKIISPGHCSFLHIEGQDYIVYHHAKHPGAGWKREVSIQPFSWDEKGPVFGQPMPNGSEVLIRY, encoded by the coding sequence GTGGTTACGAAAGCCCTGTACTTTTTATTTTTTGCAGCCCTTTGGATACAATGTTCCTGTCAGGTATCCTCTGACCGGCTTACCAATCCAATCCTGGCGTCCGGCGCCGACCCCTGGATCATCCAGCAGGACCAATGGTTTCATTATTGTTATTCCCGGGGAGACCGGATCTGCCTTAAGTCCGTCCGGAAGCTCTCTGAACTGCCAGAGGCAGCCGAACGCGTATTGTGGCTGGCTCCGCAGGGGACCGGATATTCCAAGGAGATCTGGGCTCCGGAGTTGCATTACATCGACAGCCGGTGGTTTGTTTATTTCGCCGCCGATGACGGAGAAAATGCCCATCACCGCATGCATGTACTCTCATCAGAGGGTGAAAACATCTCCTCGGAATTTCAATATACCGGCCAAATCACCGACCCCACGGATAAATGGGCTATCGACGGAACTGTATTATCCCTCCGGGGCGACATGTATTTTATCTGGTCGGGATGGGAAGGAGACCACAACGGTCAGCAAAATCTGTATCTGGCACACATGGACGGTCCAGCCGCGATCAGCTCTGAAAGAGTTCTGATCTCGTCGCCGGAATTCGAATGGGAAAAACGCGGTTCAAGCCCTGAATTACCAACCATCAATGAAGGCCCCGAAGTTTTAATAAAAGAGGAGCAGGTCTACATCATTTATTCGGCCAGCGGGAGCTGGTCGGACGATTATTGTCTGGGGCTGCTGGAATATACCGGCGGCGATCCGATGATACCGGAATCGTGGAAGAAGCGGGATCAGCCGGTCTTCCGGGGAACGGAAAAGATCATCAGTCCGGGGCACTGTTCATTCCTGCACATAGAGGGACAGGATTACATCGTATACCATCACGCCAAACACCCGGGTGCCGGATGGAAACGCGAGGTAAGCATCCAGCCATTCTCCTGGGATGAAAAAGGGCCCGTTTTCGGACAACCGATGCCCAATGGTTCAGAAGTTCTAATCCGGTATTGA
- the cls gene encoding cardiolipin synthase: MDFRLWSTIYFILIALLSINLIMTGERPTKTLAWLLVLIFMPIIGPLLYFTFGVNRKQYGFINFQKRRRAKRYLLRADRYLQELLKSGDGEIINTERQLRNVEQINLNSGAFRASKNNDIEMLVDGEATFQAIFQALESAEHFIHIQYYIFEEGELADRFAEILIRKAESGVKVRLLYDGVGSIRLSRDYLERLNHHGIETECFFPLYVNRVMRWQINYRNHRKIVVVDGKTGFTGGINVSDKYLREQDELGVWHDHHLEISGPGVWSLNTVFSVDWYYCSGKEDVLTEENFLDHDPSTVGKIAQVIASGPDSAIPSVLNQILAMINHAQRYIYIINPYVIPDSVIIKALEIAVRGGVEVRILLPSKSDSLLVRWAMRSYLEELLSVGVKVMQYRPRFLHGKVILVDDVMASIGTANLDIRSLYQNYEINVLVYDREFAHKVKEEFFRSCEEATEMVLTYYKHLSKLDKLKYKFGKILSPLM; the protein is encoded by the coding sequence ATGGACTTTCGCCTCTGGTCGACCATTTATTTTATACTCATCGCTTTACTGAGTATAAACCTGATCATGACCGGCGAGCGGCCCACAAAAACCCTGGCATGGCTCCTGGTACTTATTTTTATGCCAATCATCGGGCCCCTGCTGTATTTTACCTTCGGGGTGAACCGGAAGCAGTATGGCTTTATCAACTTTCAGAAGAGACGCCGGGCCAAACGGTACCTGCTCCGGGCGGACCGCTATCTGCAGGAGTTATTGAAATCAGGTGATGGCGAAATAATCAATACCGAGCGACAACTTCGGAATGTAGAACAGATCAACCTGAACAGCGGTGCATTCCGGGCCAGTAAGAATAACGACATAGAAATGCTGGTGGACGGTGAAGCCACCTTTCAGGCGATCTTTCAGGCCCTGGAATCAGCCGAGCATTTTATCCACATCCAATATTACATTTTTGAAGAAGGCGAACTGGCGGACCGGTTTGCGGAGATTCTGATCCGTAAGGCTGAAAGCGGCGTTAAGGTACGATTGCTTTACGATGGGGTGGGAAGTATACGGCTGAGCCGGGACTACCTGGAACGTTTGAACCATCATGGGATCGAGACCGAGTGTTTCTTCCCGTTGTATGTAAACCGGGTTATGCGCTGGCAGATCAACTACCGCAACCACCGTAAAATTGTCGTGGTGGATGGTAAAACCGGATTTACTGGTGGCATCAATGTCTCGGATAAATACCTCCGGGAGCAGGACGAACTGGGGGTATGGCATGACCACCATTTAGAGATCTCCGGACCCGGCGTCTGGAGCTTAAATACGGTATTTTCAGTTGATTGGTACTATTGTTCCGGAAAGGAAGACGTCCTGACGGAAGAAAACTTCCTGGATCATGACCCGTCGACCGTGGGCAAAATAGCCCAGGTTATCGCCTCCGGGCCGGACAGTGCCATCCCATCCGTCCTGAACCAGATCCTGGCTATGATCAATCATGCCCAGCGATACATTTACATCATCAACCCTTACGTCATTCCGGATTCGGTGATCATCAAAGCGCTTGAAATAGCAGTGCGGGGAGGCGTGGAGGTACGCATCCTGTTGCCATCCAAATCGGATAGCCTTCTGGTCAGGTGGGCTATGCGCAGTTACCTGGAAGAATTGCTAAGCGTGGGCGTGAAGGTTATGCAATACCGGCCTCGTTTCCTGCATGGCAAGGTCATCCTGGTGGACGATGTTATGGCCTCAATCGGCACCGCCAATCTGGACATACGAAGTTTGTATCAGAATTACGAGATCAACGTGCTCGTTTATGACCGGGAATTTGCCCACAAGGTCAAAGAAGAGTTTTTCAGGTCCTGTGAAGAAGCCACGGAGATGGTCCTGACGTATTATAAGCACCTGTCAAAACTGGACAAACTGAAGTATAAATTCGGTAAAATATTAAGTCCACTGATGTGA
- a CDS encoding MATE family efflux transporter, with translation MLAVPMILEMSMESLFAVVDVFFVSKVGVNAVATVGFTESVLTLVYSIAWGLSMGATAMVSRRIGEQDREGASSAAAQAMWIGISLSLLLGIPGYFYADEILRAMGGSESLIQEGRWYTKILFGSNIVILLIFLLNGIFRGAGNAAIAMRTLWISNGLNLILDPCLIFGWGPFPEMGVSGAALATSIGRGTGVIFQLYHLFWGKDIIRIAGRHLKILWSVILRLFRVSIGGMGQFIIGSSSWIFLMRIIGFFGEEVVAGYTIAIRVLIFTLLPAWGMANAAATLVGQNLGANQPDRAERSVWKTAHYTMLFMLGVSIIYFLCARPIMLLFNPDPVVVENGILSLRIICAGYLFFAYGMVISQAFNGAGDTFTPTVLNLICFWFMQIPLAYIVGITWGFGPSGIFASVAVSESFLAVLCVIVFRRGRWKSVRI, from the coding sequence ATGCTGGCCGTGCCCATGATCCTGGAGATGTCCATGGAGTCTTTGTTCGCGGTGGTTGACGTCTTTTTTGTTTCCAAAGTAGGAGTCAATGCGGTTGCCACGGTGGGGTTCACCGAATCCGTACTGACACTGGTGTATTCCATCGCCTGGGGGCTAAGTATGGGCGCTACGGCCATGGTCTCCCGGCGTATTGGAGAACAGGATCGGGAAGGTGCTTCGTCTGCGGCTGCCCAGGCCATGTGGATCGGCATCTCACTTTCGTTGCTGCTTGGGATCCCAGGGTATTTTTATGCCGATGAGATTTTGCGCGCTATGGGTGGCAGTGAATCCCTGATACAGGAAGGTCGCTGGTACACCAAGATCTTGTTTGGGTCCAATATTGTCATCCTGCTCATTTTCCTGCTGAATGGCATCTTTCGGGGAGCGGGTAATGCTGCCATTGCAATGCGCACCCTCTGGATATCCAATGGACTCAATCTGATCCTGGATCCTTGCCTGATCTTCGGATGGGGCCCTTTCCCGGAGATGGGTGTTTCGGGAGCTGCCCTGGCGACCAGTATTGGCAGGGGCACCGGCGTGATTTTTCAGCTGTATCATTTGTTCTGGGGTAAAGACATCATCCGCATTGCCGGCCGGCATCTGAAAATACTCTGGTCGGTGATCCTGCGGTTGTTCCGGGTCAGTATCGGCGGCATGGGACAGTTCATCATCGGGTCCTCAAGCTGGATTTTTCTGATGCGCATCATTGGCTTCTTTGGTGAAGAGGTGGTAGCTGGATATACCATTGCCATCCGGGTCCTGATATTCACCCTGCTCCCGGCCTGGGGTATGGCCAATGCTGCGGCAACGCTGGTAGGTCAGAATCTAGGGGCTAATCAGCCGGACCGGGCCGAACGCAGCGTCTGGAAGACCGCACATTACACCATGCTGTTCATGCTGGGGGTGTCGATCATCTATTTCCTGTGTGCCAGGCCCATCATGCTGCTCTTTAATCCGGATCCGGTGGTGGTGGAAAACGGCATATTGAGTTTGCGGATCATCTGTGCCGGGTATTTGTTTTTTGCCTATGGCATGGTCATCAGCCAGGCATTTAATGGTGCCGGAGATACGTTTACGCCCACCGTCCTGAACCTGATTTGCTTTTGGTTCATGCAAATTCCGCTGGCTTATATCGTCGGGATCACCTGGGGATTCGGACCCAGCGGCATCTTTGCTTCGGTAGCCGTCAGTGAAAGCTTTCTGGCGGTATTGTGCGTCATCGTTTTCCGGCGGGGCCGGTGGAAGAGTGTTCGTATATAG
- the creD gene encoding cell envelope integrity protein CreD: MENKNLIPGSIIDWLNRSVMLKLGVIFILTILLMLPQVLIKELIRDRQSLNMGAIQEVSDKWGSEQTIGGPILTIPVILKDLTEPNISHTAYYHLLPDQLTIRGKLDPQTLQRGIYHIIVYQSDQELSGQFNLPGQVDLPQLQEVLWDQAFISIGLSDLRGVRDNVSLDWNNTTIEAVPGSRITGLLPSAITFPVKLDPLAGQYTFRTQINFNGSISLQFLPVGKNTEVIWTSDWQDPKFTGATLPAERSLDAGGFTGTWKILQINRNYPQSWLNDEYHEALQASASGVELIQSLDEYQKSMRSIKYGLLTIVLTFLVFFLIEVRFRQRIHPFQYTLVGLALVLYYILLVSLSEQIPFNWAYLISTLVVGAMIYLYSRSVFEQPRHALVLLGILMAVYGFVFVVLQLADYALVMGSIGLTVILAITMYQTRNIRWYES; this comes from the coding sequence ATGGAAAACAAGAATCTTATCCCGGGCTCAATTATTGACTGGCTGAACCGTTCGGTCATGTTAAAGCTTGGCGTCATATTCATTTTGACCATACTCCTCATGCTTCCCCAGGTTCTCATCAAAGAACTCATCCGGGACCGGCAATCCTTAAATATGGGAGCCATCCAGGAGGTGAGTGATAAATGGGGTAGTGAACAGACGATTGGTGGCCCGATACTTACAATACCGGTTATCCTGAAAGATCTCACAGAGCCCAACATTTCACATACAGCTTATTACCATTTACTCCCCGATCAATTAACCATCCGGGGCAAACTTGATCCGCAGACCCTGCAACGGGGAATCTACCACATCATCGTCTACCAGAGCGACCAGGAACTCAGCGGCCAGTTCAATCTCCCCGGCCAGGTCGATCTGCCTCAGCTGCAGGAAGTCCTCTGGGACCAAGCATTCATCAGCATTGGTCTATCGGATCTGCGTGGCGTCCGGGACAATGTATCCCTGGACTGGAACAATACGACGATCGAAGCGGTACCCGGCAGCCGGATTACAGGACTGCTGCCTTCAGCCATTACCTTTCCTGTAAAACTGGATCCGTTGGCCGGGCAGTACACTTTCCGGACACAGATCAATTTCAACGGCAGCATTTCTTTACAATTCCTGCCAGTCGGCAAGAACACCGAGGTTATCTGGACCTCAGACTGGCAGGATCCTAAATTTACCGGTGCAACACTACCAGCGGAACGCAGCCTGGATGCTGGAGGCTTTACCGGTACCTGGAAAATACTGCAGATCAATCGCAATTACCCCCAATCCTGGCTGAACGATGAATACCACGAGGCGCTGCAGGCCTCAGCCTCCGGCGTGGAGCTCATCCAGTCACTGGATGAATACCAGAAATCCATGCGTTCCATCAAATATGGCCTACTTACGATCGTACTGACCTTTCTGGTATTTTTCCTGATCGAAGTCCGCTTCCGGCAGCGGATCCATCCCTTTCAGTATACGTTGGTAGGGTTGGCCCTGGTCCTTTATTACATTTTGCTGGTAAGCTTGTCCGAGCAGATTCCATTCAATTGGGCATACCTTATCTCCACGCTGGTGGTTGGCGCGATGATCTATCTTTATTCACGATCGGTATTTGAACAGCCCCGGCATGCTCTGGTGCTCCTGGGTATCCTGATGGCGGTGTACGGATTTGTATTTGTCGTCCTGCAACTTGCCGACTATGCCCTGGTGATGGGTAGCATCGGACTGACTGTTATCCTGGCCATCACCATGTATCAAACCCGCAATATCAGGTGGTATGAAAGTTAG